In the Candidatus Poribacteria bacterium genome, one interval contains:
- a CDS encoding DUF488 domain-containing protein, translated as MARSPALTPIYTIGYGSRSIAELIKVLHQHEIAYLIDVRSAPYSRYKPEFSKAALAKELEQHGIRYVFMGDTLGGRPDDETCYVNGRLDYEKVKEREYYQRGIERLHTAFLQQHSVVLMCSEGKPEECHRCKLIGTSLTTQDIPVIHIDENDEQVTQQKVIERLTGGQLSMFGEETFHSRKKYT; from the coding sequence ATGGCAAGATCGCCCGCCCTTACTCCAATCTATACTATAGGCTATGGAAGCCGTTCGATTGCGGAACTCATCAAAGTCCTACATCAGCATGAGATCGCTTACCTCATTGATGTTCGCTCCGCCCCGTATTCACGCTACAAGCCAGAATTCTCCAAAGCCGCGTTAGCGAAGGAACTCGAACAACACGGCATCCGTTACGTATTTATGGGAGACACGCTCGGTGGTAGACCGGACGACGAAACGTGTTACGTCAACGGCAGACTTGATTACGAAAAGGTTAAGGAGAGGGAATACTACCAACGCGGCATTGAACGCCTGCACACCGCCTTCTTGCAACAACACTCTGTTGTCTTGATGTGCAGTGAGGGGAAGCCGGAGGAGTGTCACCGATGCAAACTCATCGGCACAAGTCTTACAACACAGGACATACCGGTCATTCACATCGATGAAAACGATGAGCAAGTGACACAGCAGAAGGTCATTGAACGTCTGACAGGCGGGCAATTGTCGATGTTTGGCGAAGAGACGTTTCATTCCCGGAAAAAATACACTTAA
- a CDS encoding ABC transporter ATP-binding protein → MEGIVMICVSELTKIYGRTVAVDNISFEIPPGQIVGYLGPNGAGKSTTVKMLVGMLQPTRGQIVVAGCDSQTNNIELKRRIGYVPEDAILYETLTPVEYLQLVGQLYHMTEKSIAEKIDDFLEVFQLTRAAHQRISSLSKGMRQKVLIISALLHNPDVLFLDEPFSNLDVSTVTLMKKILQDLAGIGKTILYCTHILDVAKNICHRVLILNRGKIVADGSIDELREMAHRTSLEEIFALMTEADEVDIKSASVIHTMTEHRDV, encoded by the coding sequence ATGGAGGGCATTGTCATGATTTGTGTGTCCGAACTTACGAAAATCTATGGTCGCACCGTCGCTGTTGACAACATCAGTTTTGAAATTCCGCCGGGTCAAATCGTCGGCTACCTGGGCCCAAACGGGGCAGGCAAATCGACTACTGTCAAAATGTTGGTTGGTATGCTACAACCGACGCGTGGGCAAATAGTCGTCGCGGGATGTGATAGTCAGACAAACAACATTGAACTCAAAAGACGCATCGGGTATGTCCCTGAAGACGCAATACTCTACGAGACGCTCACACCTGTTGAATATTTACAACTGGTCGGTCAACTGTATCATATGACTGAAAAATCGATTGCTGAGAAAATAGACGATTTTCTTGAGGTGTTTCAACTCACAAGGGCGGCACATCAACGGATTAGCAGTTTGTCAAAAGGGATGCGGCAGAAGGTGCTGATTATATCCGCGCTTCTCCATAATCCCGATGTCCTTTTCCTTGATGAACCCTTTAGCAACCTTGATGTCTCAACCGTGACACTGATGAAGAAAATTTTGCAAGATCTTGCTGGCATCGGAAAAACGATTCTCTATTGCACCCATATCCTGGACGTTGCCAAGAATATCTGCCACCGTGTTCTAATTCTAAATCGCGGAAAAATTGTGGCTGATGGGAGTATTGATGAACTCCGAGAGATGGCACATCGGACCTCTCTTGAGGAGATCTTCGCGCTCATGACGGAAGCAGACGAAGTTGATATCAAATCCGCCAGCGTCATTCATACCATGACGGAACACAGAGATGTTTAA
- a CDS encoding phytanoyl-CoA dioxygenase family protein, protein MAKTYRTLTQADINHFIQKGHVILKDCFPRELAEEWRAFAFKRLGYDPDDPMTWEEPRVHLPSMNRVLIEDVAPRAWDAICDLLGGEDRIINFWGDSKPGWSDGFIINFGLGADTPWQPPSSEVGGWHKDGDFFRHFLDSPEQGLLTVVVWSDIYPKSGGTFVACDSVQHVARRLYEHPEGLLPGGFGQLIDKCQDFVEITGNAGDVVLLHPFILHAASQNPSGRARFITNPPVSLKEPMNFNRENPDDFSPVELAVLHGLRKDRLDFKPTAPRERLVPERVKRQQKMLEEQKKRLEADSN, encoded by the coding sequence ATGGCGAAAACTTATAGGACACTCACCCAAGCAGATATTAACCATTTTATTCAGAAGGGACATGTCATCTTGAAAGACTGCTTTCCGCGCGAGTTGGCAGAAGAATGGCGAGCCTTCGCTTTTAAACGGCTCGGTTATGATCCAGATGACCCGATGACTTGGGAAGAACCCCGCGTTCATCTGCCCTCTATGAACAGGGTGCTGATTGAGGATGTTGCACCGAGGGCGTGGGATGCCATCTGTGATCTGCTCGGCGGTGAAGACAGGATTATCAATTTTTGGGGCGACTCAAAGCCGGGGTGGAGCGACGGTTTTATTATTAACTTTGGATTAGGCGCGGACACGCCTTGGCAACCGCCTTCTTCAGAAGTCGGTGGGTGGCATAAAGATGGCGATTTCTTTCGTCATTTCTTAGATAGCCCGGAGCAGGGTTTGCTCACAGTCGTCGTCTGGTCGGATATCTATCCAAAAAGTGGTGGGACATTTGTGGCGTGCGATTCAGTCCAGCATGTCGCACGGCGGCTGTATGAACATCCAGAAGGGTTGTTGCCTGGCGGTTTCGGTCAACTCATTGACAAATGCCAAGATTTTGTAGAAATCACGGGAAACGCAGGCGATGTGGTGCTGTTGCATCCATTCATCTTGCACGCCGCTTCGCAGAATCCTTCGGGACGCGCCCGTTTCATCACGAACCCGCCTGTTTCTCTCAAGGAACCGATGAATTTCAATCGTGAAAATCCAGACGATTTCTCACCGGTGGAGTTAGCGGTGCTGCACGGCTTACGGAAAGACCGCTTGGATTTCAAACCGACAGCACCGCGGGAACGCTTAGTACCGGAGCGCGTCAAGCGTCAGCAGAAGATGCTCGAAGAGCAGAAAAAGCGGCTTGAAGCTGATTCCAATTAA
- a CDS encoding phytanoyl-CoA dioxygenase family protein, translated as MTIIPSLSEQQIADYHEDGYVILRNVLSAKEADELRHVVQEEVKRDAYPSTLKYPEPAKYTVSGNRLADPGLTEIAEHPTVIGAVESALGQPAHLTAYVAYLRTSGDKGGRAHCDYKRWRPVGSSMNWVFAIIPLTDFDTAYGPFLVSPKSHKLTQVIDPDAHILDLTRPDREQLPDFIDPELKAGDLLVVNEHVWHEAPPGTTTEDRCGIFNKYCAIDAPPAAGYYPYNPAALDALSDDGKRLIPVCFDKPIATTRLLVEDSSSQESKFLLRRDAETNSWELPGGEGWEEEKGVGWDVGARIGSLQDLTQTQLGLDVSWMSYIEDVEGEEGICRIYGFSDENLDINVLADKGCEWFTKSELKQCLGESDAICGAVDTWQQADIIRGKGTACRQSRTQFDA; from the coding sequence ATGACAATAATCCCATCTCTCAGTGAGCAGCAGATCGCCGATTATCATGAAGACGGCTATGTTATTCTGCGAAATGTCTTATCCGCGAAAGAGGCAGATGAGCTTCGGCACGTCGTCCAAGAAGAGGTGAAACGCGATGCCTATCCATCGACGCTTAAATACCCTGAGCCAGCGAAATATACGGTGAGTGGCAACCGTCTCGCTGACCCTGGACTCACCGAGATTGCCGAACATCCGACGGTTATCGGTGCCGTGGAATCTGCGCTCGGTCAACCGGCGCATCTCACTGCTTATGTCGCGTATTTGCGGACATCCGGCGATAAAGGGGGTAGGGCGCATTGCGACTACAAACGCTGGCGACCTGTCGGTTCATCGATGAATTGGGTGTTCGCTATCATTCCACTGACCGATTTCGATACGGCGTACGGTCCCTTCTTGGTGTCACCCAAATCACACAAGTTGACACAGGTGATCGATCCGGATGCACATATCTTGGACCTCACGCGTCCCGATCGAGAGCAGTTGCCCGATTTCATTGATCCCGAACTCAAAGCAGGGGACTTACTTGTCGTCAACGAGCATGTCTGGCACGAGGCACCTCCTGGCACCACAACTGAAGACCGATGTGGGATTTTCAATAAATATTGTGCTATTGACGCACCGCCCGCCGCAGGGTATTATCCTTACAATCCCGCCGCGTTGGACGCATTGAGCGACGATGGGAAGCGTCTCATTCCCGTTTGCTTTGACAAGCCGATTGCAACGACGCGTCTGCTGGTTGAGGATTCATCGAGTCAGGAATCGAAATTCTTGCTCCGCCGCGATGCCGAAACAAATTCTTGGGAATTGCCGGGAGGTGAAGGTTGGGAAGAGGAGAAAGGTGTCGGTTGGGATGTCGGCGCACGGATCGGTTCACTTCAAGATCTCACCCAAACCCAACTCGGTTTAGACGTCTCTTGGATGTCGTATATTGAGGATGTTGAGGGGGAAGAGGGCATCTGTCGTATCTACGGCTTTTCCGACGAAAACTTAGATATCAATGTCCTCGCCGATAAGGGTTGTGAATGGTTCACAAAATCTGAACTCAAACAATGTCTCGGTGAGAGTGATGCTATTTGCGGTGCCGTTGATACGTGGCAGCAAGCGGATATTATTCGGGGCAAAGGCACGGCGTGTCGTCAGAGTCGAACTCAGTTTGATGCCTAA
- a CDS encoding GNAT family N-acetyltransferase, producing MKWRADTQESTSLAQTCVVLPQSIVKKMKNYSVRMIRENMENIPQFPIPEGFAIRNYRRNEGHIWTRILQAGEPYAEIDDGLFDREFERHLSVLEDRSFYLTTDAGEEIGTITAWWQDIDGEVWGQIHWVVIHPDYQGRGLSKPMMTVAMERLKQSHERCFLGTSTGRMAAIKVYLDFGFTPDLSHENSQEAWTEVASVLEHPILARLASQNLL from the coding sequence ATGAAATGGAGAGCGGATACTCAGGAAAGCACGTCTCTGGCTCAAACCTGCGTTGTTCTCCCGCAAAGTATAGTTAAAAAGATGAAAAACTATAGTGTCAGAATGATTCGTGAGAACATGGAGAATATCCCGCAATTCCCGATTCCAGAGGGATTTGCAATCCGAAATTATCGCCGGAATGAGGGACATATCTGGACGCGGATTCTGCAAGCGGGGGAACCGTACGCTGAAATTGATGACGGGCTTTTTGATCGCGAGTTTGAACGCCATCTTTCAGTGCTGGAGGATAGAAGTTTTTATCTAACCACGGACGCAGGCGAGGAAATCGGTACAATCACGGCGTGGTGGCAGGATATAGATGGAGAAGTGTGGGGACAGATCCACTGGGTCGTGATTCATCCTGACTACCAAGGACGTGGGCTTTCCAAACCGATGATGACCGTAGCAATGGAGCGTCTTAAACAATCCCACGAACGCTGTTTTCTCGGCACGTCAACCGGACGTATGGCAGCAATCAAAGTTTATCTTGACTTTGGCTTCACACCCGACCTGTCACATGAGAATAGCCAAGAAGCCTGGACAGAGGTCGCATCCGTCTTGGAGCATCCAATTTTGGCGCGGCTTGCCAGCCAAAACTTGCTATGA
- a CDS encoding DUF488 domain-containing protein — protein MKIKIVTIGVYGFDESGFFEALCQAEVDTFCDIRSRRGLRGATYAFANSMRLQARLSELGIRYIYRKDLGPTKTVREKQAAADKASKTTKRKRTTLGEAFIEAYHTECLAEFEPQSLLDELESDAKIVALFCVETAPEACHRSLVAAKLAKTLDVEVEDILP, from the coding sequence ATGAAAATCAAAATTGTTACCATTGGCGTATACGGCTTTGACGAATCCGGTTTTTTTGAGGCACTCTGCCAAGCAGAGGTGGATACGTTTTGCGATATTCGCAGTCGGCGTGGTCTCCGCGGTGCGACTTATGCATTCGCCAACAGTATGAGATTGCAAGCGCGTCTGTCAGAACTCGGCATCCGATATATTTACCGAAAGGACCTCGGTCCGACGAAAACCGTCCGAGAGAAACAGGCAGCAGCAGATAAAGCAAGCAAAACCACTAAACGCAAACGCACCACATTAGGAGAAGCATTTATTGAAGCCTATCATACTGAGTGCCTTGCCGAGTTTGAACCCCAAAGTCTGCTGGATGAACTGGAATCGGATGCCAAAATCGTCGCCCTCTTTTGTGTCGAAACCGCACCGGAGGCATGTCACCGCTCATTGGTAGCGGCGAAACTGGCGAAAACACTCGATGTGGAGGTCGAAGACATTTTACCGTGA
- a CDS encoding UPF0261 family protein: protein MAGITSSFDLQAASKRVCIVGTMDTKGLEFAFIKTQIEATGTSTYVMNTGILGEPGLTPDVSADEVAQAGGSSLQALRDEGDRGNSVAVMAQGAATLIAEKQAAGEIDGIISLGGSAGTTIGTTAMQAVPVGVPKIMVSTLASGDTSPYVQSKDITMMYSVVDIAGINRLSRQILANAAGAIVGMVNAEMPEATADKPLIAATMFGVTTPCVTKAMEILEAAGYEVLVFHATGTGGQAMEDLVKGGFLAGVLDVTTTELADELVGGVLSAGPDRLEAAGESGLPQVIAPGALDMVNFGPPDTVPEQFGDRLFYQHNPTVTLMRTTAEETAELGRIMARKLSEAQGPTTVIIPTQGVSAIDKTGQPFDSPEARTAWSENLKAHIGDNVTVIEMDAHINDDAFATKLVETLLAGIRKN from the coding sequence ATGGCAGGTATAACATCAAGTTTTGACTTGCAAGCTGCGTCAAAAAGGGTTTGCATTGTCGGTACAATGGACACGAAGGGTTTGGAATTCGCGTTTATCAAAACACAGATAGAAGCAACCGGGACCTCAACGTACGTTATGAATACGGGTATATTGGGAGAACCCGGATTAACACCGGATGTTTCTGCAGATGAGGTCGCGCAAGCAGGGGGTTCGTCGCTTCAGGCATTGAGAGATGAAGGAGACCGAGGTAACAGTGTCGCTGTAATGGCACAGGGTGCTGCTACCCTCATTGCTGAAAAACAGGCGGCAGGCGAAATTGACGGGATTATTTCACTTGGTGGTTCCGCAGGCACTACCATCGGCACCACGGCGATGCAGGCAGTTCCAGTGGGTGTCCCGAAAATTATGGTATCGACCTTGGCATCGGGCGACACGAGTCCGTATGTTCAATCCAAAGACATAACGATGATGTACTCTGTTGTGGACATCGCCGGTATTAACCGATTGTCACGGCAGATTCTCGCCAACGCCGCTGGCGCGATTGTTGGAATGGTCAACGCGGAAATGCCGGAGGCAACGGCGGACAAACCTCTCATCGCGGCGACGATGTTCGGTGTGACAACGCCATGCGTTACAAAAGCGATGGAAATTCTTGAAGCCGCTGGCTATGAAGTTCTCGTCTTTCACGCAACCGGCACGGGTGGGCAAGCGATGGAAGATCTCGTCAAAGGGGGTTTTCTCGCCGGTGTGTTAGATGTGACAACAACCGAGCTTGCTGATGAATTGGTCGGTGGGGTACTCAGTGCCGGTCCCGATCGATTGGAAGCCGCCGGAGAATCTGGACTGCCTCAAGTTATTGCGCCGGGTGCCTTGGATATGGTGAATTTCGGTCCCCCCGATACAGTGCCAGAGCAGTTCGGCGATCGGTTGTTCTATCAGCACAACCCAACTGTGACACTGATGCGGACAACCGCTGAAGAGACTGCTGAACTCGGACGCATCATGGCGCGTAAACTCAGTGAAGCACAGGGACCTACAACAGTTATTATTCCGACCCAAGGTGTATCTGCGATTGACAAAACAGGGCAACCCTTCGACTCCCCCGAAGCGCGTACCGCATGGAGCGAGAATCTGAAGGCACACATCGGTGACAATGTAACGGTTATTGAGATGGACGCTCACATCAATGACGACGCGTTCGCAACAAAACTCGTAGAAACGTTGTTAGCGGGTATAAGGAAAAATTAA
- a CDS encoding DUF1282 domain-containing protein encodes MYQTLKILANIIGKPKAAFRVLKDQPDWFKTFIIIALVSIGIAWAVLPFSQQVGHAKMLESGLDAPQIEQNQTTVEKLSFLTRLFTPFSLLLKCLVSAGILYFGSQFLGSQQALKFKSMFAVTVHTELILVLSHLINAALLLSFKDINDVQKPIDLQMIPGLHFLFGDHPLGVLKLTLLSQVTPFAIWYLIVLSLGVAIVADLKRKRVEWLVVLVWLVDIGFRVAVSAL; translated from the coding sequence ATGTATCAGACATTGAAGATTCTCGCAAATATCATTGGTAAACCGAAGGCAGCGTTTCGGGTGCTAAAGGATCAACCCGACTGGTTCAAAACGTTTATCATCATTGCTCTGGTGTCTATTGGCATTGCGTGGGCGGTTTTGCCGTTTTCACAACAGGTTGGACACGCCAAAATGCTTGAATCCGGTCTTGATGCACCGCAAATCGAACAAAATCAAACAACGGTAGAGAAATTGAGCTTTCTAACCCGTCTCTTCACGCCGTTTTCATTGCTCCTCAAATGTTTGGTTTCTGCTGGTATCCTCTATTTCGGCTCCCAATTTCTCGGGAGCCAGCAGGCGTTGAAATTTAAGTCTATGTTCGCTGTTACGGTGCACACGGAATTAATTCTGGTCCTTTCACATCTCATCAATGCAGCGTTGTTGTTATCTTTTAAGGATATTAATGATGTCCAAAAGCCCATAGACCTCCAAATGATTCCGGGACTTCATTTTCTGTTTGGGGACCACCCACTCGGAGTTCTGAAACTGACGCTTCTGAGTCAGGTTACTCCATTTGCTATCTGGTATCTTATCGTTCTTTCACTGGGAGTCGCAATTGTTGCTGATCTGAAAAGAAAAAGAGTGGAGTGGTTAGTCGTGTTGGTCTGGTTGGTAGATATCGGTTTTCGGGTGGCAGTCTCTGCACTTTAA